One window of Dechloromonas sp. ZY10 genomic DNA carries:
- the yaaA gene encoding peroxide stress protein YaaA, with protein MLILLSPAKALDYQTPAHVDRHTQPVFLEHAATLIRQLRGLSPADIAGLMDLSDQLALLNYHRYQDWSLPFTPQNAKPAVLAFDGDVYDGLAAKTLSAADLDFAQQQVRILSGLYGLLKPLDLMQPYRLEMGTKFRNEAGKDLYAFWGQTLVEAINAELAEMPRPCVINLASEEYFKAAVGKKIAAPVIQPVFEDWKGGKYKIISFYAKRARGLMTRHAILNRVHDPEALKAFASEGYAFAAEASDERTWVFRRRQE; from the coding sequence ATGCTGATCCTGCTCTCTCCCGCCAAGGCTCTTGACTACCAAACCCCGGCGCATGTCGACCGCCACACCCAGCCGGTCTTTCTTGAGCATGCGGCGACCCTGATCCGCCAGTTGCGCGGCCTGTCGCCGGCCGACATCGCCGGCTTGATGGACCTGTCCGATCAACTGGCCTTGCTCAATTACCACCGCTACCAGGACTGGTCGCTGCCGTTTACGCCGCAGAACGCCAAGCCGGCGGTGCTGGCCTTCGATGGCGACGTCTACGACGGCCTGGCGGCAAAAACCCTGAGCGCCGCCGACCTCGATTTCGCGCAGCAGCAGGTGCGCATCCTCTCCGGTCTCTACGGCCTGCTCAAGCCGCTCGACCTGATGCAGCCCTATCGCCTGGAAATGGGCACCAAGTTCAGGAACGAGGCCGGCAAGGACCTGTATGCTTTCTGGGGCCAGACCCTGGTCGAGGCGATCAATGCCGAACTGGCTGAAATGCCGCGTCCCTGCGTGATCAATCTGGCCTCCGAGGAATATTTCAAGGCCGCCGTCGGCAAGAAGATCGCGGCGCCGGTGATCCAGCCGGTGTTCGAGGATTGGAAGGGTGGCAAATACAAGATCATCAGTTTCTACGCCAAGCGCGCGCGCGGGCTGATGACCCGGCACGCAATCCTCAATCGTGTGCACGACCCGGAGGCGCTGAAGGCGTTTGCCAGCGAGGGGTATGCCTTTGCCGCCGAGGCCTCCGACGAGCGGACCTGGGTTTTCCGCCGCCGTCAGGAGTAG
- a CDS encoding methyl-accepting chemotaxis protein, giving the protein MLKSVNMPLSAQEKGWLPWLGRTGALAMRWATFWNRHRYPAIEQTFDAFAETRVRILNNWCSQQWSSLDGLARELAGRWPTASDPAALALLQQCQRRSGDFSEIFLVDRSGVVLASTQSGRVGLSLPVRAAVDAGWRAPFLHGPYRDPVTAALPPSSSRFHDAVTLMFMQPLLVRGETVALVCGRVPNDVLGDLIQREAGHIFHESGDNYLFMVRSQFDPTLRPGTALSRSRFEDRTFTGGDNLKDGVRTPFGTVQVREHTELELVFNDPSTGQLHPGVRETIRNGQNLFVTYPGYSDYRHVPVIGKGVTFQLPGSPDTWGMMCEADLEEVYRYRGLPYRILRLYLLLALASWLGAAALGDVLGHGGALVAAVGAGLQLLGGAVLYLRGVAPVSGRMREATRMLRGSAEGGGNLSQRLPRASGDSDETTVMAQWTNSFIDNLEQIIRVVVRTTGEIGDSNRSLQERSTRALEVADEMQQATAAILDAVRGQLGEIDAASANTETMREVVRRVSHEAAGQFALIDSSSQRIRESVRLSSATIRQLEQRTLDIGRIVTLIKEIAEQTNLLALNAAIEAARAGEAGRGFAVVADEVRKLAERTSTATRDIGSMIEGVQVQAEEAVRTMDSGMSEMEQGLRLATEAASDKREIEEVVERLFVTIGQIASSTHSYGERVEGIAGKVDAVREAIAAATRSAETTGFATGKLEQTMGQFKVSAA; this is encoded by the coding sequence ATGTTGAAAAGTGTGAACATGCCGCTGTCGGCCCAGGAAAAGGGCTGGTTGCCCTGGCTCGGACGTACCGGGGCGCTGGCGATGCGCTGGGCAACTTTCTGGAACCGCCATCGCTACCCGGCGATTGAACAGACTTTTGATGCCTTTGCCGAAACCCGCGTGCGCATCCTGAACAACTGGTGCAGCCAGCAATGGTCGTCGCTCGATGGTCTGGCGCGCGAACTGGCCGGCCGCTGGCCGACGGCCAGCGATCCGGCGGCACTGGCGCTGTTGCAGCAATGCCAGCGGCGCTCCGGCGATTTTTCCGAGATTTTCCTGGTTGACCGTAGTGGCGTCGTTTTGGCCTCGACCCAGAGCGGTCGGGTCGGCCTGTCGTTGCCGGTGCGGGCGGCGGTCGATGCCGGCTGGCGCGCTCCCTTCCTGCACGGTCCTTACCGCGATCCGGTGACGGCGGCCTTGCCGCCGTCGAGTTCGCGCTTTCACGATGCGGTGACGCTGATGTTCATGCAGCCCCTGCTGGTGAGGGGCGAAACGGTGGCGCTGGTTTGCGGCCGGGTGCCCAACGATGTCCTGGGCGACCTGATCCAGCGCGAGGCCGGACACATCTTTCACGAGTCGGGCGACAACTACCTGTTCATGGTCCGCTCGCAGTTCGATCCGACCCTGCGGCCGGGCACTGCCTTGTCGCGCTCGCGCTTCGAGGACCGCACTTTCACTGGCGGCGACAACCTCAAGGACGGCGTGCGCACCCCTTTTGGCACGGTGCAGGTACGCGAACACACCGAGCTCGAACTGGTCTTCAACGATCCATCGACCGGACAATTGCATCCTGGTGTGCGCGAGACCATCCGCAACGGCCAAAACCTTTTCGTCACCTATCCCGGCTATTCCGATTACCGGCATGTGCCGGTAATCGGCAAGGGCGTCACCTTCCAGCTGCCGGGTTCGCCCGATACCTGGGGGATGATGTGCGAGGCCGATCTGGAGGAGGTTTATCGCTACCGCGGTCTGCCCTACCGGATTCTCCGCCTGTATCTGCTGTTGGCACTGGCCAGCTGGCTGGGGGCGGCGGCGCTCGGCGATGTGCTGGGGCATGGCGGTGCGCTGGTCGCGGCGGTTGGCGCCGGCCTCCAATTGCTGGGCGGCGCGGTGCTTTACCTGCGCGGCGTGGCGCCGGTCAGCGGCCGGATGCGGGAAGCAACGCGGATGCTGCGCGGCAGCGCCGAAGGCGGCGGCAACCTGTCGCAGCGCTTGCCCCGGGCCAGCGGGGATAGCGACGAAACCACGGTGATGGCGCAGTGGACCAACAGCTTTATCGATAATCTGGAGCAGATCATCCGGGTGGTGGTCCGCACCACCGGAGAAATCGGCGACAGCAACCGCAGTTTGCAGGAACGCAGCACGCGGGCGCTGGAAGTGGCCGACGAAATGCAGCAGGCGACGGCCGCGATTCTTGACGCGGTGCGCGGCCAGCTGGGCGAAATCGATGCGGCCAGCGCCAACACCGAAACCATGCGCGAGGTGGTGCGCCGGGTCAGCCACGAAGCCGCCGGTCAGTTTGCGCTGATCGATAGCAGCAGCCAGCGCATCCGCGAATCGGTACGGCTTTCGTCGGCAACCATCCGCCAGCTTGAGCAGCGGACGCTGGATATTGGTCGTATCGTGACCCTGATCAAGGAAATCGCCGAGCAGACCAACCTGCTGGCGCTCAACGCCGCGATCGAAGCGGCGCGCGCTGGCGAGGCCGGGCGCGGCTTTGCGGTGGTTGCCGACGAAGTGCGCAAGCTGGCCGAGCGGACCAGCACCGCTACCCGCGACATCGGCAGCATGATCGAAGGGGTACAGGTTCAGGCCGAGGAGGCGGTGCGGACGATGGACAGCGGCATGAGCGAAATGGAGCAGGGGCTGCGCCTGGCGACCGAGGCGGCGTCCGACAAGCGCGAGATCGAGGAGGTGGTCGAGCGGTTGTTCGTGACCATCGGCCAGATTGCCAGTTCGACACACTCCTATGGCGAACGGGTCGAAGGCATTGCCGGCAAGGTTGATGCGGTGCGCGAAGCGATTGCGGCTGCAACCCGCAGTGCCGAAACCACCGGCTTCGCCACCGGCAAGCTGGAGCAGACGATGGGGCAGTTCAAGGTATCAGCAGCCTGA
- a CDS encoding diguanylate cyclase, which produces MPIPARHLPEQAFARILRDTVHEVGERFLAAVVDQLAALLQAQTVFVARALDAPPTRVEVLACSRTGWLDTFDLAGSPCELVYGGRSIAIEQGVAERFLLARDSACESFFGFPFFDGEGRCIGHLGLFFKAAGGLSAALAEQLRLLSLRLEAELQRLDTLTQLESAGRKLKFQNRILKMAARHAPLPEVLTQLILGIEAEHPQMLCSIMCPNPDGQSIGVVAAPSLPEAYTALLKRVPVAPGVGSCGSAAHSGQMVIVEDIGSHAYWASFRDIPLSHGLHSCWSQPVKDADGQLLGVFAVYHCQPTVPAASDIALVESLADLSSLVLGHYAILDELRRRATTDDLTGLKNRACFMQMLAAEFQRSQRHERPLSVLMFDLDYFKSINDSHGHAVGDAVLRAVGTACQAQLRSEDLLARIGGEEFAVILPETGLAGALEVGEKLRASVAGLSLPLTGTKLRVSTSVGVATLSGGERNHEELLSQADKALYRAKDGGRNRVCGQQPA; this is translated from the coding sequence ATGCCGATCCCTGCCCGTCACCTGCCGGAACAAGCCTTCGCCCGTATCCTGCGGGATACCGTGCACGAGGTCGGCGAACGCTTTCTGGCAGCGGTGGTAGACCAGCTGGCTGCACTGCTGCAGGCCCAGACCGTTTTTGTGGCCCGTGCCCTCGATGCCCCGCCGACCCGCGTCGAGGTCCTGGCCTGCAGCCGGACCGGCTGGCTCGACACCTTCGACCTCGCCGGCAGCCCCTGCGAACTGGTCTATGGCGGACGCAGCATAGCCATTGAGCAGGGGGTTGCTGAGCGCTTTCTGCTGGCCCGCGACAGCGCTTGCGAAAGCTTTTTCGGCTTCCCCTTCTTTGACGGCGAGGGTCGCTGCATCGGCCACCTCGGACTGTTTTTCAAGGCGGCCGGCGGCCTCTCTGCGGCACTTGCGGAGCAGTTGCGACTGCTCTCGCTGCGCCTGGAGGCCGAATTGCAACGGCTTGACACGCTGACACAACTGGAGAGTGCCGGACGCAAGCTGAAATTCCAGAACCGCATCCTGAAAATGGCAGCCCGCCACGCTCCGTTACCGGAAGTGCTGACCCAGCTGATTCTCGGGATAGAAGCCGAGCATCCGCAGATGCTGTGCAGCATCATGTGCCCCAATCCGGATGGCCAGAGTATTGGCGTGGTTGCCGCCCCCAGCCTGCCGGAAGCCTACACCGCCCTGCTCAAGCGAGTCCCGGTCGCCCCTGGCGTCGGTTCCTGCGGCTCGGCGGCGCACAGCGGCCAGATGGTCATCGTCGAAGACATCGGCAGCCACGCTTACTGGGCCAGTTTCCGCGACATTCCGCTATCGCACGGGCTGCACAGTTGCTGGTCGCAGCCGGTCAAGGATGCCGACGGCCAGTTGCTTGGTGTCTTTGCGGTTTACCACTGCCAGCCGACCGTGCCGGCGGCCAGCGACATTGCGCTGGTCGAGTCGCTGGCCGACCTGAGCAGCCTGGTCCTCGGGCACTACGCGATCCTCGACGAATTGCGCCGCCGCGCCACCACCGACGATCTCACCGGCCTGAAAAACCGTGCCTGTTTCATGCAGATGCTGGCCGCTGAATTCCAGCGCAGCCAGCGCCACGAACGTCCGCTGTCAGTACTGATGTTCGACCTCGACTATTTCAAATCGATCAACGACAGTCACGGTCATGCCGTGGGCGATGCCGTACTGCGTGCAGTGGGTACGGCCTGCCAGGCACAATTGCGCAGCGAAGACCTGCTGGCCCGGATTGGCGGTGAGGAGTTCGCGGTGATCCTGCCGGAAACCGGTCTTGCCGGCGCGCTTGAAGTTGGCGAAAAACTGCGCGCCAGCGTTGCCGGTCTGAGCCTGCCGCTCACTGGAACCAAGCTGCGGGTCAGCACCTCGGTCGGGGTTGCCACGCTCTCCGGAGGGGAGCGCAACCACGAAGAACTGCTGTCGCAGGCGGACAAGGCGCTGTACCGCGCCAAAGACGGCGGACGCAACCGGGTTTGCGGCCAGCAGCCAGCCTGA
- a CDS encoding nuclear transport factor 2 family protein: MKLSRILFLLAMLFGAGLLYAASPAAKVSSPSSGGESAEVVAALNNWAQAWAQRDLDGYLAAYSPQFTPRGLSREAWEKQRRQRVGQRKSIRLSLKDVNIRQIDENRAEVTFNQAYKSGKYRDRGTKVLALARVDGKWLIEAEQAQKHKSTRLPAKLRRAGKA, from the coding sequence GTCGTATCCTTTTTCTGTTAGCCATGTTGTTTGGTGCCGGTTTGCTGTACGCAGCCAGTCCGGCCGCCAAGGTCAGTTCGCCGTCGAGTGGCGGGGAGTCTGCCGAAGTGGTCGCGGCACTTAATAACTGGGCCCAGGCCTGGGCCCAGCGTGATCTTGATGGCTATTTGGCGGCTTATTCGCCGCAATTTACGCCGCGCGGACTGAGTCGCGAGGCGTGGGAAAAGCAGCGGCGGCAACGGGTCGGTCAGCGCAAGTCGATCCGCCTGAGCCTGAAGGACGTGAACATCCGCCAGATTGACGAAAATCGTGCCGAAGTGACCTTCAACCAGGCCTACAAGTCCGGCAAATACCGTGACCGTGGCACCAAAGTCCTGGCATTGGCGCGGGTCGACGGCAAGTGGCTGATCGAGGCTGAGCAAGCGCAAAAGCATAAAAGCACCAGGCTTCCCGCAAAATTGCGGCGGGCCGGCAAGGCCTGA
- a CDS encoding MotA/TolQ/ExbB proton channel family protein encodes MSHFVELSMYQLSQLFLLPTLILIAALFLYAFWVLGEFLLLAWYRRQGKGQPLLAEFRRNSALTVDELDVLAHKVLENPRIASRVTPMLGLVATMIPMGPALKSLSDGNLAEVSNNLTIAFSAVILALIAASITYWVVNVRRRWLAEELVAIELQRSAA; translated from the coding sequence ATGTCGCATTTCGTTGAACTCTCGATGTACCAGCTCTCGCAGCTCTTCCTGCTACCGACGCTGATCCTGATCGCCGCGCTGTTTCTCTACGCCTTCTGGGTGCTCGGCGAATTCCTGCTGCTCGCCTGGTATCGCCGCCAAGGCAAGGGCCAGCCGCTGCTCGCCGAATTTCGCCGCAATTCGGCGTTGACCGTGGATGAACTCGACGTCCTGGCGCACAAGGTGCTGGAGAACCCGCGCATCGCCAGCCGGGTCACGCCGATGCTCGGGCTGGTGGCGACGATGATCCCGATGGGACCGGCACTCAAGTCGCTGTCCGACGGCAACCTGGCCGAAGTCTCGAACAACCTGACGATTGCCTTCTCGGCGGTCATCCTGGCGCTGATCGCGGCGTCGATCACCTACTGGGTGGTCAATGTCCGCCGCCGCTGGCTGGCGGAAGAACTGGTCGCGATCGAACTGCAACGGAGCGCCGCATGA
- a CDS encoding diguanylate cyclase, producing the protein MEFIDPRTFLLVANLFGILCAFVLWVQARSFPDDIQGLRDWARAVVLIGCASGLASMRGHLPDLLSIVGASALLLFGQLLLIIGLQRYAGQPPTWRPALDAIGAVLFLTLWLTYGSSHYQGRLLIMGLAHIGLFSFGALLAWQARPAGFGNRFLAGFFVLGVIVALWRIATLPTNVAQSDDTFDHNLIQQAYLAMFSLGVLGLSIGFILLANERLRVELEFLATRDPMTGALNRRAFFTRANIEWARSQRARRPLAAIASDIDFFKKVNDTYGHHIGDLVIKDFARRAGEQLRLPDVLARFGGEEFVILLPETGLSEAKKVAERIRREIEQQRSSELPAYTVSLGVAACFGQESDRADLENLLTAADEALYRAKQSGRNRVIG; encoded by the coding sequence TTGGAATTCATCGACCCCCGCACCTTCCTGCTCGTCGCCAACCTGTTCGGCATCCTCTGCGCTTTCGTGCTGTGGGTGCAGGCGCGGAGTTTTCCCGACGACATCCAGGGCCTGCGCGACTGGGCCCGGGCGGTGGTGCTGATCGGCTGTGCTTCCGGCCTGGCCTCGATGCGCGGGCATCTGCCCGACCTGCTCAGCATCGTCGGCGCCAGCGCCCTACTGCTGTTCGGACAATTGCTGCTGATCATCGGCCTGCAACGCTACGCCGGCCAGCCACCGACCTGGCGCCCGGCGCTCGACGCCATCGGTGCGGTCCTGTTCCTGACCCTGTGGCTAACCTACGGCTCGTCACACTACCAGGGCCGGTTACTGATCATGGGCCTGGCCCACATCGGGCTTTTCTCGTTTGGCGCGCTGCTCGCCTGGCAAGCCCGGCCGGCCGGTTTCGGCAATCGTTTTCTCGCCGGCTTCTTCGTTCTCGGGGTCATCGTCGCACTGTGGCGGATCGCCACCCTGCCGACCAACGTCGCACAAAGCGACGATACTTTCGATCACAACCTGATCCAGCAGGCCTACCTGGCCATGTTCTCGCTCGGTGTCCTCGGGCTGTCAATCGGCTTCATCCTGCTCGCCAACGAGCGGCTGCGCGTCGAGCTCGAATTTCTCGCCACCCGCGACCCAATGACCGGCGCCCTCAACCGCCGCGCCTTCTTCACCCGCGCCAATATCGAATGGGCGCGCAGCCAACGCGCCCGCCGGCCCCTGGCAGCCATTGCCTCGGACATCGATTTTTTCAAGAAGGTCAACGACACCTACGGTCACCACATCGGCGATCTGGTGATCAAGGACTTTGCCCGGCGCGCCGGCGAACAGTTGCGCCTGCCCGACGTGCTGGCCCGCTTCGGCGGTGAGGAATTCGTAATCTTGCTGCCCGAAACCGGTCTGAGCGAAGCAAAAAAAGTCGCCGAACGGATTCGCCGCGAAATCGAGCAACAACGCAGCTCCGAACTGCCGGCTTACACCGTCAGCCTCGGTGTCGCCGCGTGTTTTGGTCAGGAAAGCGATCGTGCCGACCTGGAAAACCTGCTCACCGCCGCCGACGAGGCGCTCTATCGGGCCAAGCAGAGTGGCCGCAATCGGGTGATTGGCTAA
- a CDS encoding RNA methyltransferase, with product MQLDTLRDLLRQHGAQTCHEERVLRAWCQVRSLDNRHSASENFLPLSLRGALPEINAQLEGLARVVSEHPGEDGSARLLVGLADGQTVESVLLPRDGVCVSTQVGCAVGCVFCMTGKDGLLRQVGSAEIVAQVVLARRRRPVKKVVFMGMGEPAHNLDNVLEAIDFLGTLGGIGHKNLVFSTVGDPRVFERLGQGPVKPALALSLHTTRADLRAELLPRAPRMTPEELVAAGEAYARATGYPIQYQWTLIDGVNDSEEELAGIVRLLSGKYALMNMIPYNSVDALPYRRPAPEKARAIARWLHERRILTKLRNSAGQDIDGGCGQLRARVKIDRHAAARARQEAAQSPEGSGAGLNSSS from the coding sequence ATGCAACTCGATACCCTCCGCGACCTCCTGCGCCAGCACGGCGCCCAGACCTGCCACGAAGAGCGCGTGCTGCGCGCCTGGTGCCAGGTCCGCTCGCTCGACAACCGCCACAGCGCCAGCGAGAACTTCCTGCCGCTGAGCCTGCGCGGCGCCCTGCCCGAAATCAATGCCCAGCTCGAAGGCCTCGCCCGGGTCGTCTCCGAACACCCCGGCGAAGACGGCTCGGCCCGGCTGCTGGTCGGCCTGGCCGATGGCCAGACGGTCGAAAGCGTGCTCCTGCCGCGCGACGGCGTCTGCGTCTCGACCCAGGTCGGCTGCGCGGTCGGCTGCGTTTTCTGCATGACCGGCAAGGATGGCTTGCTGCGCCAGGTCGGCAGCGCCGAGATCGTCGCCCAGGTCGTCCTGGCGCGGCGCCGGCGGCCAGTCAAGAAAGTGGTGTTCATGGGTATGGGCGAGCCGGCGCACAACCTCGACAACGTGCTTGAGGCGATCGACTTCCTCGGCACCCTCGGCGGCATCGGCCACAAGAACCTGGTTTTCTCGACCGTCGGCGATCCGCGTGTCTTCGAGCGCTTGGGCCAGGGGCCGGTCAAGCCGGCGCTGGCGCTGTCGCTGCATACCACCCGCGCCGACCTGCGCGCCGAACTGCTGCCGCGCGCCCCACGAATGACGCCGGAAGAGCTGGTCGCCGCCGGCGAAGCCTACGCCCGCGCCACCGGCTACCCGATCCAGTACCAATGGACGCTGATCGACGGGGTCAATGACAGCGAGGAAGAGCTGGCAGGGATCGTCCGCCTGCTCTCCGGCAAGTACGCACTGATGAACATGATCCCGTACAACAGCGTCGACGCCCTGCCCTACCGCCGCCCGGCCCCGGAAAAGGCCCGCGCCATCGCCCGCTGGCTGCACGAGCGGCGCATCCTGACCAAACTGCGCAACTCCGCCGGCCAGGACATCGATGGCGGCTGCGGCCAGCTGCGAGCGCGGGTCAAGATCGACCGCCATGCCGCCGCCCGCGCCCGACAAGAAGCTGCCCAGTCTCCTGAGGGATCAGGGGCCGGCCTGAATTCATCCAGTTGA
- a CDS encoding DUF2863 family protein: MKRTRFGARERLSRDAAELQRLATGLSESGGKLEDGYWENQLAEAVDSLLKNGGEDDLNAALDRLFESNPRAHDELADMIEARAESCRVEAAGQPFDILLFAAPLLAWSRFSIASGNLPTALLQALSVQLGAHVFAGQARIALANYLFSPDQLPRSYCDTRQLTQELATAALAGQHLAIDSSGMAETNRFLSDARYLIGAIALPAGSPLFRWNENDGNKDAALKEWQRQGGANLESLLTGCAWQLQLPNAYHAACRDADRQSRPYSLQASVAFLQTTLNLEPEQLRAVIGPCYDRRLEEYRVGLGPQNGEEVYHGIVWPLLGNDDENSDTVGEIETRLREAGVKDVIFLDHRFPMEFCDDCGAPMFPNAEGELVHAQMPEEAASHATPTLLH; this comes from the coding sequence ATGAAACGTACCCGCTTCGGCGCCCGTGAACGCCTCTCCCGCGACGCAGCGGAACTGCAACGCCTGGCCACCGGCCTGTCGGAATCGGGTGGCAAACTGGAAGACGGCTACTGGGAAAATCAGCTCGCCGAAGCCGTCGACAGCCTGCTCAAAAATGGCGGCGAAGACGACCTCAACGCGGCGCTCGACCGCCTGTTCGAAAGCAATCCGCGGGCGCACGACGAACTCGCCGACATGATCGAGGCACGCGCTGAATCCTGCCGTGTCGAAGCCGCCGGCCAGCCCTTCGATATCCTGCTCTTTGCCGCACCGTTGCTCGCCTGGTCGCGCTTCTCGATTGCTTCGGGCAACCTGCCGACCGCGCTGCTGCAGGCCTTGAGCGTACAACTCGGAGCGCATGTCTTTGCCGGTCAGGCGCGGATCGCGCTGGCCAACTACCTGTTCAGCCCCGACCAGTTGCCGCGCAGCTATTGCGACACCCGCCAACTTACCCAGGAACTCGCTACCGCCGCGCTGGCCGGCCAGCATCTGGCAATCGATAGCAGCGGCATGGCCGAAACCAACCGTTTCCTCTCCGACGCCCGCTACCTGATCGGCGCCATTGCGCTGCCCGCTGGCTCGCCGCTGTTCCGCTGGAACGAGAACGACGGCAACAAGGATGCCGCGCTCAAGGAATGGCAGCGCCAGGGCGGTGCCAATCTTGAATCGCTGCTGACCGGTTGCGCCTGGCAACTGCAATTGCCGAATGCCTATCACGCTGCCTGCCGCGATGCTGACCGCCAGTCGCGCCCCTATTCGCTGCAAGCTTCGGTGGCTTTCCTGCAGACCACGCTGAACCTTGAGCCGGAACAATTGCGGGCGGTGATCGGCCCCTGCTACGACCGTCGCCTGGAGGAATACCGCGTCGGGCTCGGACCGCAAAACGGTGAAGAGGTGTACCACGGCATCGTCTGGCCGCTGCTCGGCAACGACGATGAAAATAGCGATACCGTCGGCGAAATCGAAACCCGCCTGCGCGAAGCCGGGGTCAAGGACGTGATTTTCCTCGACCATCGCTTCCCGATGGAATTCTGCGACGACTGCGGCGCCCCGATGTTCCCCAACGCCGAAGGCGAACTGGTGCATGCGCAGATGCCGGAAGAAGCCGCCAGCCACGCCACTCCGACCCTGCTGCACTAG
- the bioA gene encoding adenosylmethionine--8-amino-7-oxononanoate transaminase: MSSPSSANVEWLARSQAAVWHPCTQMQHHANPHQPQHLPLVPVARGAGVWLYDFDGGRFLDGISSWWTNLFGHANPRINAALKAQLESLEHVMLAGFTHQPVVELSERLSALTGGTLGHAFYASDGASATEIALKMSFHYWRNRGRPEKSEFLCLAGSYHGETVGALAVTDVAIFKDAYAPLVRSAAHVLPAPDQRLAEPGETPADVARRAAAALAAWLDEHGPRTAALIVEPLVQGAAGMAMYDPEYLRLARQLCDQHEVHLICDEIAVGCGRTGTFFAHEQAEIDGRPIRPDLLCLSKGISGGYLPLSIVLCRDEIYAAFLDDSVARAFLHSHSYTGNPLACRAALATLDIFREDDILTVNRQKAQKIAAMLAPLAAHPRVRHLRQRGMIAAFDVLTDDPHFSRRFYRAALDHEALLRPIGNTVYLMPPYIIDDAGIAHLGRAIEAALAASLA, from the coding sequence ATGTCGTCCCCGTCTTCCGCCAACGTCGAGTGGCTGGCCCGCAGCCAGGCTGCGGTCTGGCATCCGTGCACCCAGATGCAGCACCACGCCAATCCGCACCAGCCGCAGCACCTGCCACTGGTCCCGGTGGCACGCGGCGCAGGCGTCTGGCTGTATGACTTTGACGGCGGACGTTTTCTCGACGGCATCAGCTCGTGGTGGACCAACCTCTTCGGCCACGCCAATCCGCGCATCAACGCCGCGCTCAAGGCGCAGCTGGAAAGCCTTGAGCACGTGATGCTCGCCGGCTTCACCCACCAGCCGGTGGTCGAACTCTCGGAGCGCTTGTCGGCGCTGACCGGCGGCACGCTCGGCCACGCCTTCTACGCCTCCGACGGCGCTTCGGCGACCGAAATCGCGCTGAAGATGAGCTTCCACTACTGGCGCAACCGGGGCCGCCCGGAGAAGTCCGAGTTTCTCTGCCTGGCCGGCAGCTACCACGGCGAAACCGTCGGCGCGCTGGCCGTCACCGATGTCGCAATTTTCAAGGACGCCTACGCACCGCTGGTGCGCAGCGCCGCGCACGTGCTGCCCGCGCCCGACCAGCGCCTGGCCGAGCCCGGCGAAACTCCGGCGGATGTGGCCCGCCGCGCCGCCGCCGCGCTCGCCGCCTGGCTGGACGAGCATGGCCCGCGCACGGCGGCACTGATCGTCGAACCGCTGGTCCAGGGCGCCGCCGGCATGGCGATGTACGACCCGGAATATTTACGTCTGGCCCGCCAGCTGTGCGACCAGCACGAAGTACACCTGATCTGCGACGAAATCGCCGTCGGCTGCGGCCGCACCGGCACCTTCTTCGCGCACGAACAGGCCGAGATCGACGGCCGGCCGATCCGCCCCGACCTGCTCTGCCTGTCCAAGGGGATTTCCGGCGGCTACCTGCCCTTGTCCATCGTCCTCTGCCGCGACGAAATCTACGCCGCCTTCCTCGACGACTCGGTCGCCCGAGCCTTCCTCCACTCGCACAGCTACACCGGCAACCCGCTGGCCTGCCGCGCGGCGCTGGCAACGCTCGATATTTTCCGGGAAGACGACATTCTCACGGTCAACCGGCAGAAAGCGCAAAAAATCGCCGCCATGCTGGCACCACTGGCCGCTCATCCGCGCGTGCGCCACTTGCGCCAGCGCGGGATGATCGCCGCCTTCGACGTGCTCACCGACGATCCGCACTTCTCGCGCCGCTTCTACCGTGCCGCGCTCGACCACGAAGCCCTGTTGCGGCCGATCGGCAATACGGTCTATCTGATGCCGCCTTACATCATCGACGATGCCGGGATCGCACATCTTGGCCGAGCGATTGAGGCCGCGCTCGCCGCCAGCCTGGCTTAA
- a CDS encoding DUF2149 domain-containing protein codes for MSLKLLHEPETEDPILSVVNLIDIFLVIIAALLITVAQNPLINPFNKQDVTVITDPGKPNMEVTIKKGEKIEKYKANGSIGSGDGEKAGVAYRMKDGSMIYVPEGDAPLAAQSGVN; via the coding sequence ATGAGCCTGAAACTGCTGCACGAACCGGAAACCGAAGACCCGATCCTGTCGGTGGTCAACCTGATCGACATCTTCCTGGTGATCATCGCCGCGCTGCTGATCACCGTGGCCCAGAATCCGCTGATCAACCCCTTCAACAAGCAGGACGTGACGGTGATTACCGACCCCGGCAAGCCGAACATGGAAGTGACGATCAAGAAAGGCGAAAAGATCGAGAAATACAAGGCCAACGGCAGCATCGGCAGTGGCGACGGCGAAAAAGCCGGGGTCGCCTACCGAATGAAGGACGGCTCGATGATCTATGTCCCGGAAGGCGATGCACCTCTCGCCGCGCAATCTGGAGTCAACTAA